The Nostoc sp. UHCC 0926 nucleotide sequence CTCCTCCTAGCGGGAACCGTTGGCTCTGAGCCGTGCGTGGGTAGGCCACGATCTCGCTTGTGGTTAGAAGAAATGTGAGACATGGGGATAAACTCCTTCGAGCTAGTTGTTGATTCAAGTTGCTGATGGGTTCAGGTATCAAGGGGGTCATCGATGACCCCACCAAAGCGCGGACTGTAAATTAGTTTGTTAGGACTTACGCATTGACGGAAATAGAGTGGTGTGAGGCGTTACGCTTCCTCGATTAGTTCGACGTATGTTGATTTGTTTGACGCGATCACTTCGCTGGCTTCACATCCAGCCCCGTCCAATGAGCGGCAAAAGCCCACATATCCGCCGTTTCCTCGATGATCTTGTCGGTGGGCTTGCCCGCTCCATGTCCCGCGCGTGTCTCAATGCGAACGAGGTGCGGCTTGGAGCCGATAGCCGCTGCCTGGAGCGCGGCAGCATATTTGAAGCTGTGACCCGGCACCACGCGATCGTCCGTGTCCGCAGTGGTGGCAAGGATCGCGGGATATGCCTTGCCGGATTGGATATTGTGATAAGGCGAATAGCTGAAGAGGTTACGGAAATCTGCTTCCCGTGCCGGATCGCCATATTCATCTACCCATAATTTCCCGCCCGTGAACTTGTCGAAGCGGAGCATGTCCATGACACCGACCTGGGGCAGCGCGGCGGCGAACAAATCCGGTCGCTGATTGACCACCGCGCCAATCAAGAGTCCGCCATTCGATGCACCCTGAATGGCCAAGCCGTCTTCGGGCGTGATCCCCTGCGCCTTCAGGTACTCACCCGCCGCGATGAAATCATCGAAGACGTTCTGCTTGTTCTGACGACGGCCCGCGTCGTGCCATGCCTTGCCATATTCCCCGCCGCCGCGAATATAGGCGATCGCGAACACGCCACCCTGTTCGACCCACGCCAGCAGCGCCGGCGTGAACCCGGGAGGATCGATCAGTCCATAGCCACCGTATGCATTGAGCACGGTCGGTGCCGGATTGGTTACATCCTTGCGCCGGACGATAAACATCGGAACACGGGTGCCGTCCTTCGACTTGTAGAAATGCTGTTCGACCACAATTCGGTTGAGATCGGTCGCCACCTTTGCCTCGCTCCAGATGCGCGCCGTGTTGCTGACGACATCGTATCGATAGATGATGCCAGGCGCATTGAAGCTGGTGAAGCCGTAGAAGGTTTCCTTGTCGTCTTCTTCGCCCTCAAAGCCGATCGCGGTGCCAATGCCGGGCAGCTTTACAACGCCGTCCGTCTTACCTGTCCCCGGTAATGCTGATCACGGAATGCACCATAGTCGGCTGGTCAGGAGTTGCATAGACCAGCCGATTCTGTGTCTGGGGAGTACCGATCGCATGAAAATAGACGGCATGATTTTCCACGCCCGCCTGGGACGCTGTGCCCTGCTTCGGTTCAGGGAAACGAGCGTAGAAAAAGCCGGAGCCGTCCTTGGTCCACTCAATGGTGGTGAACCTCGCCCATTCGACCTCATCGCTCAGCACCTTGCCCGTGTTGACATCCAGCACCCGAATCGTGCGCCAGTCCGTGCCGCCATCCTGCACCGCGTAAGCCAGACGCGTGCCATCGTCAGAAGCCGACCATTCAGCAAGCGCGGTCGCCCCATCCTTTGCCCAACTGTTGGGATCGATCAGCACGCGCCCTGCGCCATCTACGCTGTCGCGGACATAGAGAACCCGCTGGTTCTGAACGCCGGAGTTACGGGAGTAGAAATATCGTCCGCCCTTTTTGACCGGAATCGTGAACCGCTCATAGTTGTACAACTGTTTCAGCCGAGCCTTGAAGATATCTCGATACGCTGCCGGGTCGAGATAAGCATTGGTGACTTTATTCTGCGATTCGACCCAGGAAGCGACTTCCTTATCGCTGCGAACGTCGTTTTCTAGCCAGCGATAGGGGTCGGCGATTGTCTGCCCAAAAGGTTTCTCGACGACATCGCCCCGCTTGGTTTCGGGATAGGCGATCGTAGGTATGGTTGCTGCGGAATCCGAGCAGGCGGAAACGAAATAGGTGGCAAAAAACAGCGGGAGAGCGAGAAGGGCTGCGCGGCGCATCGGTGTTTTTCGAGATGAAGGTCGAAATTCAAAGAAGTCGAATTCTAGTACTTCTTGTCGTGATTTTACATTTTTGATCATGTCACTTACCCATGTATGGTTTGTTGAGTGAGTGGTCAGAGGAGCGATCGCACCCGCTCGGCTCGAACTTTTGATCGAACTTCTCGGATGTCAAAGTCATTTGTTTCCCTCTAATTGATCAATGTTCGGGCGGTGGGGGCACTAACTCCATTCCCTGCATCGCTGCGACGGCAGCAATGCTATCGATGTCCAATGTGCCCGCAGCGGTGAGCTTGGACAGATCCTCGAAAAAGTTCTCGATGCCTGCGGGGACGAAAAGGGTCAGCATCCTTGCGGGTGTGGTGCCGATATTTTTGTAAGAATGCGGAACACCTTTGGGAGCGGTTATAAAGCAACCTGCGGTTGCTGTCACAGTGCGAGTCTCCTTCAGAGAGGCTTCTCTACGAGAGGCTTCGCCAACGCCAATCTGAAAGGCAAAGGTTCCCTCCAGAATGTAAAATGACTCGTCTTCGCGTCGATGCAGATGAAAGGGCGGTCCCGCTTGCGGCTCGTCAGTGACTTCGATCAGCGTGTAAGCACCATCCGTATCTGCGCTGGTTGCTTTCAAAGTCATCGTTTCCCCTGGCAACACTAGGAACGATTTGCCTTCGCCAGATGGAACGGCAATGCTCTTCAAAATAGTTTCCATGAATCATTCTCCTTGGATGAATGGGTTGATTTTAGAAATTCACGATTACTTCCCGATGAAGTTTAGGATGGTGGTCATGCTGTTCTCTTAAGTTAGTGTTGCGGTTCTTCTAACTGAGTTGAATGCCTACCAAGTTTGACCGCCAGTGGCGAGAATCCGTTGTCCGGTCAGCCAGTGGGAGTCCTCAGAGGCGAGGAAGACAGCGATCGGGCCGATGTCCTCTGGCTGACCGACCCGTCCCAGGGGTGTGCTCTTGATCGCCATATCGTAGACGTCGCCTTCGAGAAACCCTTGCTGGCCTTCCGTTGCCACGAAGCCTGGATTGAGGCTATTGACACGGATCTTGCGAGAGCCGAACTCTTTAGAAAGGGAAACTGTAAGAGAGTCAACCGCAGCTTTGGTGGCGGAGTAAATGGCGCTATTGGCGGGCGGCATTGAGCCGACGGCAGAACCAATGTTAATCAAGGAGCCACCCTCAGTCCCCATAAGCGGGGTGGCTTCCTTAATCGCCAGGAGAAGACCAAGGACATTGAGGTTAAACTGACGGTAGAATTCTTCTGGTGTAACCTGCTTGATGGCACCGAAACTGTTAACACCAGCGTTGTTGACGAGAATGTCAAGCTTGCCGTGCGTTTGCTTGATTTGGGCGAAGGTGCGAGTAATATCTTCCAACTTCGAGAAGTCACCCTGGATGGCTGTAGCTTCTCCGCCGTCAGCCGTAATGTCCGCAACGATTTTATCGGCACCGGACTGGCTAGTGGCGTAGTTGACGATTACTGTGGCACCAGCGGCC carries:
- a CDS encoding cupin domain-containing protein, whose translation is METILKSIAVPSGEGKSFLVLPGETMTLKATSADTDGAYTLIEVTDEPQAGPPFHLHRREDESFYILEGTFAFQIGVGEASRREASLKETRTVTATAGCFITAPKGVPHSYKNIGTTPARMLTLFVPAGIENFFEDLSKLTAAGTLDIDSIAAVAAMQGMELVPPPPEH